The Lycium barbarum isolate Lr01 chromosome 10, ASM1917538v2, whole genome shotgun sequence genome includes a region encoding these proteins:
- the LOC132612937 gene encoding secreted RxLR effector protein 161-like: MEDTKASDTPIATATKLTLDKTSPPVEQKIYRGMIFSFLYLIASLHDIVFSMGLCARFQNNPKESHLKAMKRILRYFKGTSELGLWYHGGSNFDLVGYADADYAGYYLDRKSTTGMAHFLGSCLVSWATKKQNSVELSTAEEEYVVVVSYFSLLL; this comes from the coding sequence ATGGAAGATACTAAGGCAAGTGATACTCCAATTGCAACAGCCACAAAGCTCACCTTGGATAAAACTAGTCCCCCAGTTGAGCAGAAAATATACAGAGGTATGATTTTCTCCTTTCTGTATCTTATTGCTAGTCTACATGACATTGTATTCAGTATGGGATTATGTGCAAGATTTCAAAATAATCCTAAAGAGTCTCATCTAAAAGCTATGAAAAGAATCTTGAGATATTTTAAAGGAACAAGTGAGTTGGGGTTGTGGTATCATGGAGGCAGCAACTTCGATCTAGTTGGATATGCTGATGCTGACTACGCAGGGTATTATTTAGATAGGAAGAGCACTACAGGTATGGCACACTTTCTTGGATCATGTTTGGTCTCTTGGGCGACAAAGAAACAAAATTCTGTGGAACTATCTACTGCTGAGGAAGAATACGTGGTTGTTGTATCATATTTCTCTCTACTGCTATAG